A genomic segment from Ignavibacteria bacterium encodes:
- a CDS encoding TonB family protein, translating to MKKVFSDRRYTYAISSVFHIVLLLLFTFISLGTLDEPLEYVEIDFGSPGSGMRGASMQTEQANKAIEEIPEETTPEKIKEEVKPPVTKQEFDESVVKKEKKEEKKKPKEEIRREEKSETTDPSSSKNLTGDAGLGSSGFSFDWGGRGTRKILRWEKPTFPQGVQKEIDIKVRFIILPDGSVVSPIPLIKADTQLEDAAIAALKTWKFEPLRPNQVQFEQNVVITIPYRLE from the coding sequence CGTACTACTTCTTCTTTTCACATTTATCTCATTGGGGACACTCGATGAGCCGCTTGAGTATGTTGAGATAGATTTTGGGAGTCCCGGCAGCGGAATGAGGGGAGCTTCGATGCAAACAGAACAAGCAAACAAGGCAATTGAAGAAATTCCGGAAGAAACTACTCCAGAGAAGATAAAAGAAGAAGTAAAACCTCCAGTAACGAAACAAGAATTTGACGAATCTGTAGTAAAAAAAGAAAAAAAAGAGGAGAAGAAAAAACCTAAGGAAGAAATCCGCAGAGAAGAAAAATCTGAAACTACTGATCCTTCAAGTTCTAAAAACTTAACCGGCGATGCCGGTTTAGGTTCTTCTGGATTTAGTTTTGATTGGGGTGGACGCGGGACTCGAAAAATTCTTCGCTGGGAGAAACCGACCTTCCCTCAAGGAGTCCAAAAAGAAATCGATATCAAAGTGCGTTTTATAATTTTGCCTGATGGTTCTGTAGTTTCTCCAATTCCATTAATAAAAGCAGATACACAGCTTGAAGATGCTGCAATTGCAGCACTTAAGACGTGGAAATTCGAACCATTGAGACCAAATCAAGTTCAATTTGAACAGAATGTCGTAATTACAATTCCTTACCGACTGGAATAA